The DNA segment TTCTGTATTGTAAGGTTTTCGGGCTTGATACCCAATCTCTGAATCTCATTTTGTATCTGCGTTAGTTGTTTAGTAGCCTAATTTCCTACAATTGTTCCAGTAGCTCATGTCTAATCATATTGCCCTGGTTCCTCGACACCAATCTTGTTAACCTCCAAATTCACTCATCAGTCATCACGGAACCGGAAGCTGGATATttgtttcaactcacacctcaaacagatgaaaactaTCCTTTGGGTTAATTCTGGCATttttacagatatgtttattaatattcacTGTCccctgacaaataaaataataaaataaaaataattcaggAAGCGGAACTTTAATGCTGAGGTTTAGGCGGGACGTTTTGTTGGAGACGGACCGGAAGCAGCGTGAGGTTACAGAAGTGCTGCAACCTGGTGAGTTTTTAACAcgcttctttcttcctttttaaaaaaccaaaGTTTGACTCAGTTTTACTACAACACGCTGATATTCACCTGCTAAAACATCTCAACTAGAAACTCGCCGATAAAAATGAgcgtttattattttatttagtgtcTAAATTCAGCAGCAGGAGCCTCATTGCTGCTgagagcaagaagaagaaaagctgcTTTGAGtccttgttttttatgtttgactctctttaaatacatttatctgATGCAAACTGCACAAATCTGATTAAATACCATCCGATTATATGTTAGCTTTGCTTCTTTTGTCTCCCAATTGTGAATAAAACACGTTTGATTGTGTTAAATGTGAtataaaaacatagaaaattaaaattaaaagcatttaaaaggtaaataataGGATTGGTTGGGTAATTATTCTGAAAAGGAAATGTTAGTCTTACAGCAGCCAACAATGTGatataaaaaaggtaaaagaaacATGCATTTAAAGGTCAAATTATATACAAACactaaataaactttaattagAAGCTCAGTGGTTTCCaacattttttggcttttgactcCATTAAGATAAAATCCTCACATGATGCACTGTAATGAAACGTAtaagttgatttattttattaacttttagAAGCTTAAAGAGATTAAATACAATAATTcacaataaatacagaaatgaagtctgatttttccctcttattctctaatttttatttttttattttattttaattcaacaCATCAGTCTGATGCAATTAAAGGTTAAATAACATAATTTCCTCTCATCCAgctctatttatgtacagcactttgtttcagctgtggttgttttaaagtgctatataaataaagttgaagttgaaattGAGAAGCTCAGTaacttgatgtattttatttatttttagaagctTAACAAGATTAAATATAGTAATTCACAATAGATAAAGGATTAAATATCtatttctatttattcatttatttattttaaaccaacACAACAtcattctgctgctgctttatatCGACTCCAACATTTTCTTACCTCACTTAATCCAGAAATTAGCCTCATATTTATGTTTAGATTTTATATATCTTGACTTCTTATTTGTCATGTCAGCACTCTGcagttgtttgtgtatttttataaaggttttaatgacattttcagACCTAACactcactttgtttttttccctctttctttttatatttcacaGATCTTTCCTCTAAACGTTCTCCGCTGCTGTTTGCCGCCTCACAGACAAGATGTTGAGAAGTGCCTCCGCTCAGGTGAGACATGtttaatgttatatataattTGAAAAGGGTGTAGGAGGAAGCTTTTTagtcctacttcctttttttaacactaacaatcaaataaaagccaaaaaacattcaaaacaacaTGAGAGAGTAAAGAAAACATTCAGACTAACACTGCGTCTTTATAACttaataataacttaattttaatgtttgtgcTGTCACTCCTCCAGATGTTCAGACAGCTGGTGAGATACAGGAGTTCAGAAACCAACCTCATCCTGGAGAGATGTAagtaaagtttgtgttttttaaatgaaggagaaaaaaagttcaCACATGAGTAAATTTCTAACAGGTATCCATTAGATTGTTGCATTAATGTTGACGTCCGTGTCTTTTTATTCCAGCGATAAACCGTGTGCAGCTGTTGGGTCGAGTCGGTCAGGATCCCGTGATGAGACAAGTGGAGGGTCGCAACCCGGTTACCATCTTCTCCGTGGCAACCAACGAGATGTGGCGCTctggagagggagaggtgaCCTCAACAGGTACGAAATCAGAGGAAACTCAACTATTTCAACTAAAATGTAGAAAACCACCCTCATTATCTGAGGAGACGTTTTGCTGATTTACAATCTTCTAAAGAACTGAATATGTGAAGACAAAGACTCACATGAAAAGCCTctgataccccttttccaccgagctggagccagtgatgataaaaatagtacttttaatcaacaaatctttaaccctctgtaaatgacagttagccacgctagtcagctaatgaacgttaaccccgctagccggctaataaatgttagccccactcccagtccgctgacgtaatcggttcgtAAAgaaacaggttcgtaagaggtgcttggattagcaccaactgagcactggctctaacACTAGCTCCGAActagcactggctccagctcggtggaaaaggggtattagaccagcaaagagttggtgcttgctctggctcccgttctgaggctcggggctggagctttggcggtggaaaagcaaagaaccggtgcttagtcaggctctggctccaaaccagcaccagctccagctcggtggagtataaaacaaacatttaggTAATTCTTAGCACACTAAAACTTTCCTCCAATACTTAGACGGATTAGATGTGTTTAAGTCcgagtgctgctgctgatttatGTTCTCCTGCACCTCGTTTCTCTGCTCGGAGTCGCAGCAACATTCCTCCTTTGACGCTCCTATTTTTCTCTCCGGACACTTGTCATATTAGGAGGGAAATATTCAGCTGTTGTCCTTCGACTGCAAAGAGAAACAGtcctaaaaatatgtttaaacatttcagtgtcAGTGTTTCTTCCAAGTTCTGTTTGCAAAGATCTCCAAATATGGTGAATTTGTGCTGATAATGTTAAAGACGTATTGTTTATTTGCTATTGTGAGCTACATTAACCATTTAAACACCAACTGGTTTATCTGAAGATGACGTAAAGCTGGAAATAAGactttagggttaggtttataAAAATATGGATAAACAGGCTTTAATAGTTTAGTTCATTGATGATAAAACAAGTAAAACTGGCCTTAGACAGATGTTTAGTTTAATGGATAAAAAGTATTAAACGTATTATCATAGTTTGTAttagaagaaataaaatcattcaagtatttaatttaatgattaatttatttatttatttgtattcatgCAGCTAAATAATAATTAGTCCAAGGtagaatatattgatatattgttgACTGATTAGTAGTAGGGCAGCAAATaatgattatttccattatcgATTAAAAATGACGATTAATTAACAAGTTTCTTGGTCTAAAAAGTGAcggaaaatagtgaaaaacacCTGTAGAAGTTTAAAATGAGCTTCTTGACCTGCAACAAAAATATTGCTAGGTTGTTAAATAGTTTATAAAGATGTAAAAactgagaaaagcagcaaattctcaaCCTGCAACCAGGAAAAGACTCAATTTGAATTAATCAACTATTAAGATAGTTTAAGATCAATGTTTCAGCTCTAATTGGCTCTTAATTAATCTgttttgttaaaatgaaatgcTCCATATTGGTTGTAAGTGACTGttttggccactagatggcattgttttactgataatgaaaatgaactcATACTGTAGATGATTGCTGTTGGATTTTAGAGGTTGCTGTCCGAACCAGGCTGCTTTATAGAGGGGATGTATCATGCACCAgctctttatttatattctgagagctctactggaatatatttgcatgattaaagtaaaaaaactctttatttatcttatactggctctttttTTCAGCCTGTGTCTGAAACAGGtaattttagctcctgtctctttaaggcttcGCTTCCTGATGAGCTTGATGAAACTACTCAAACACATCTGTACATATTTGAGCCTGAATGTGATCCAAAATATGACGCCAACATCCTAGAGGATAAATTTAGCAACAGGAGGTTACAGATCAGACGGATGTGTGAACAATATGACGTCAGTTTGATGGAGAAGTGAAAGAAACTTAACAAATGGAGAGTTCAGAGCAGGATGAATCCCTGACTTgtgacatttttacatacatttacctcaagttttggacctttttataatgttaacagtataaaaatgacaaaaaccaTAATATGTCCTCCTTAAATGACCATATATGAAGGTAAAGTAAAATGTAACACTAATAATTTCTCTAATGTCCCTCATGTTTTGGCTCAGTGCTCCAACATTAATGAATTATTCACCGTCCTCACTGAAAATCATGAATCTGACTAATGGACTGTATTGTGAGTAATGTCATTAATGAATTACAGGCAGCCTTCAATATGACTCTGTAGCTTTTAAAAGGCACGATGACCTCCACCCCAAATCTATTTCTGTCTTCTTTATGAAGTATTTCTGAGTTCCTGGTAATGTTAATAGTGACATTAGTATTCATTGTAGCTGCCTGTCCTTTGTGAAGGTTAATTTGGGTGAATGAGTGATTTGTATCGCTGCTGTATTTTTTGACTCCAGGTGACATCAGTCAGAAGACGACGTGGCATCGCGTGTCAGTGTTTAAACCCGGTCTGAGAGATGTGGCTTACCAATACGTCAAGAAAGGGTACGAGCCGCTACTTCCCCTGTACTGTCTCAGGACCTTGAATAcaaattaatatatttctttCCAGCAGTATTCAGCTGAgaatcagacaggaagtgaggtgGGAGAGGAGACGACATGCATGATCTAAGTCCCTGAAAGTGATACTCAATGCAAAACTTGTATTTTCAGCTCCCACAGATCCCTGTAGGCTTTaaagagactgtaaatgtgtttcataGAGAACAGCAGCTGTGTTGTTTGAGCCAGAAACTTCTTAAACTATAATCCACCGCACCACTGTATGCTGAGAATGTGTTAAACCATTAAAAGGACAAGTTCTTAATTTTCCAGTCCTcgtttcctctctgtaatcattcctcatactgactgttaaaagatctccttcaatgTCATTTATAAGTAGATgtgcttcagcagtctgagttaatcacatcaagtggatatctgacacatttacagtgtttttagcattaaagtccctcttagtgtttccctgttgaaacatagaagacttgatttgactcatttcgacgactgaagcttcatattagcttcaaattaagcttttaaatacattttcttttatcacAGAAGGAGGattgtggatttagtcctccatcacttccattgtaaagcattataaagggatcttctaatggtcagtatgaacaggaggaatgattacagcaagaaaagcaGGTTTCAATGTTcacctgattgttgttttaagccATTTTTAACACTCGTATCTATAGCTTGATCAAATTCAATTATGATACAAACCTGTCAGCaaggaaacatttttacagttttttaggTCCTATAAGCTTTGAACATTCGACCCTAAGAAGGACAGTTGTaatgattagttgactaattaAGTGAATAGTTAATCAGCAGCTATTTTGATTCCAGCTTCTATTTAGTCTTCTATAACAGTGAACTATACATCTTTGAGTTAtggacatttgaggacatcagCTTGCactttttcaccattttcagacattttattgaccCAACAACTCAGTGATTGATGGAGAAAATAACTGATAATGAGAATAATTGTATAGTGGCAGCCATACTAAGAAGATGGATTTACTCTACTGAGCTCAATCTGAAGGTGTAAAATTCAAACTGTCTCAGAAGGAATAAATGACAAGCACTGAGACCCTTTTTCTGCATCATAACTAGTACTACAAACCacataattatataaaataataccaGAGGATGTCCTGAATGTTTGATGTGATTGTGACTTTGAGTTTTACCTCGGCAGGTCCAGGATTCTAGTGGAGGGAAAACTGGACTACGGAGAGTACGTGGACAAGAACCAAGTGAGACGCCAAGCCACCACCATCATCGCAGGTCAgaggaagaacaaaaaaaacactttaacactCAAACATCTTCTCTCAGTTTGACACCTTTAACCCTCccgttgtcctcaagtcaaggaaggactgaggaaggaaggaatgaatgatgaagtaaaggagtaaggagggagggaggaaaaggggaaggcagtaaggagagaaggaagggaggaaggagggaaaggtggaaggagggaggaaaaggggaaggaaggtaggaaggaaggaaagggggaaggaaggtaggaaggaaggaaaggtggaaggaaggagggagggaggaaggaaggaaaaggggaaggaaaagaaggacagaaggaaggaaggagagagagagaaggaaggaaggaagagaaggatagatgcaaggaaggaaagaaggacagaaggaaagaaggacagaaggaaggaaggaaaagaaggacagaaggaaggaaaagaaggatagatgcaaggaaggaaagaaggacagaaggaaggaaggaaaagaaggatagatagatggaaagagggaaggaggggaagaacgaaggaaaaattaaagaaagaggaaggaaggaacagtcaaaagagagatggggtcaatttgacccgggaagacgacacaaggtttaaaattaaaacccacctcttcttcttcttcttctccatttCCTCAGACAACATCATCTTCCTGAGCGACAACATCCGAGACAGGACCTGAAGGATTTCCCAGCACTTATGTCTTCGTTTCTTTTGTACAAAAAATAAGACTGAAGAACCACCAAGTTTAAAGGGACGTGATTTTTGACCCAGGACAGAAAATACTGCGACACACTGCTGGTAGTGTTTGACTGTGGCGCCCCCTACTGGTGGAAATAAAACCCAAAAAAGACATCAAGCatcaagagaagcagagaaaaagCTGCTCTagtatatttactgtaaactgTAACTGATTATGATTGTGATTGTACTTTCAGGTACATCCGttccaaaaatatatatatccctgttttttgtttgtactTAAGTTTTGTGTGTGAGAATAATGTCGGAAGCTAGAGGGACACAATTATAGCCTTGTTTGGAAAGATTTTAGAGATGaaaatacaactttaaaaaaaaataatccatCCAGTTTGCCTTTTTAAGTTGAAGTTGAGTTTAAAGATGTTGTAGCTCTGTTTTGGAGCAACTCGTATAAGAAGATCATGCTCAAAGTTAACAGTTTTTCTTCATTATGTGTGAATTATAACAACGTGTTACTTGTTTCTGTTATCTGTGGTTTTACTGTTTGAACTTGCAGCTCGGTCGGTGTCAGACGTTGGTTAATCGCTCTgtgttaaaagataaaaatcacTCTTTTTCATCAGTTTTGCGCCATTTTCTGAACTTGAAATTCAACTTCTTccttaaaatataaaagtttgcaacagacacaaacagtttTCAGCTCGTCATGCTCGGACCTGCGTGACTCGACTCTTCATGCACTTCTTCTTCATGCGAAACCCTCACGAAATGAAAGGTTGTTTAACTGGAGTGAAAACATAACGTGTGCAAATTTAGAGGAAACAGCTTCAAattgaatgtttattttctcttgtttctATCTTTGAAGTTTGCATTAATAACACAGAACATTGTGATATATGTTAACACtatctttcatttcttctctttttttttagcattgtCACACTCTTTGTAAGTTGTtatcatattttctgtttttcatttccttcctgatCAGTTACTGGTTTTTATTCAAGTCACTGCTGTTGCTCAGTTTCTCTGTTATAGCTCCTATAAAAGACATTTTCCAAGTATTTTCGTGTGTATGATTTTCTTTAACCTCCTATCAGGTATATTacagagaaaagggagaaaacaTACATCTAAAGCAGAGGTAGAAATGTTAGAATGAATCCTAAATGGACAGTAAAGTAAATAATTTACCTATATTTGCATAAAAAACACTAATTACttaatttttattgtttataagTCTGTTTTTAAGCTCTAATTGATAACTATTTGCATAAAAACTACAACTAGCAAAACTAATACTACTAAAAACTAGTAATTACttcatatttattgtgtttataaGTAAGTATTTAAGCTCTAACTGATAACTATTTGCATTCAAACTAcaaataattttgttttattctttataagTCTGTTTTTAAGATCTAATTGATAAATATTTGCATAAAAACCACAACTACTaaaattactactactaaaaacTACTAATTACGTAATTTTTATGGTATTT comes from the Scomber japonicus isolate fScoJap1 chromosome 23, fScoJap1.pri, whole genome shotgun sequence genome and includes:
- the ssbp1 gene encoding single-stranded DNA-binding protein, mitochondrial isoform X2; the protein is MFVLSLLQMFRQLVRYRSSETNLILERSINRVQLLGRVGQDPVMRQVEGRNPVTIFSVATNEMWRSGEGEVTSTGDISQKTTWHRVSVFKPGLRDVAYQYVKKGSRILVEGKLDYGEYVDKNQVRRQATTIIADNIIFLSDNIRDRT
- the ssbp1 gene encoding single-stranded DNA-binding protein, mitochondrial isoform X1, translated to MLRSASAQMFRQLVRYRSSETNLILERSINRVQLLGRVGQDPVMRQVEGRNPVTIFSVATNEMWRSGEGEVTSTGDISQKTTWHRVSVFKPGLRDVAYQYVKKGSRILVEGKLDYGEYVDKNQVRRQATTIIADNIIFLSDNIRDRT